In Rhodococcus rhodochrous, a single genomic region encodes these proteins:
- a CDS encoding alpha/beta hydrolase, whose product MALDEHAAGLITGLRQQGFTSFSQMTVDQVRATIATFTDLQLPPQDVARVDETHYESDGVDLPLRIYTPGADTGPQPVVLYFHGGGFVAGDLTVVDEPARAVALATGATVVTAGYRLAPEHPFPAAADDAWAALQWVTAHIAEYGGDPHNLVVMGDSAGGNLAAGVALRARDEGAPVLRGQVLIYPALDRAADLPSRREFAEGYIVTAADMDWFLDRYFTSPGDAETPYALPARAADVDALPPTLVLTTENEVLRDEGEFYGRRLREAGVDVTIRRFDGLVHGAFWMSGAVPRSGEMRDEVAKFVTRTISGVPTR is encoded by the coding sequence ATGGCACTCGACGAGCACGCCGCAGGCCTCATCACAGGACTTCGGCAGCAGGGATTCACCTCGTTCTCGCAGATGACGGTCGATCAGGTCCGCGCGACGATCGCGACCTTCACCGACCTCCAACTCCCACCGCAGGACGTCGCTCGCGTCGACGAGACCCACTACGAGAGCGACGGCGTCGATCTCCCCCTGCGGATCTATACCCCCGGGGCGGACACCGGACCGCAGCCGGTGGTGCTCTACTTCCACGGCGGCGGGTTCGTCGCGGGCGACCTCACCGTCGTGGACGAACCGGCCCGGGCGGTCGCCCTGGCGACCGGAGCCACCGTGGTGACCGCGGGATACCGGCTGGCGCCGGAACATCCGTTCCCCGCAGCGGCCGACGACGCGTGGGCTGCGTTGCAGTGGGTCACCGCCCACATCGCCGAGTACGGCGGCGACCCGCACAACCTGGTGGTGATGGGCGACAGCGCCGGGGGCAACCTCGCAGCCGGAGTCGCGTTGCGGGCTCGTGACGAAGGCGCACCGGTGCTGCGCGGACAGGTGCTGATCTATCCGGCGCTCGACCGCGCTGCCGACCTGCCCTCGCGCCGCGAGTTCGCCGAGGGGTACATCGTCACCGCCGCCGACATGGACTGGTTCCTCGACCGGTACTTCACCTCACCCGGGGACGCGGAGACGCCCTATGCGCTGCCCGCACGCGCAGCCGATGTGGACGCCCTGCCACCGACCCTGGTGCTCACCACCGAGAACGAGGTGCTCCGCGACGAAGGTGAGTTCTACGGACGGCGGCTGCGCGAAGCCGGCGTGGACGTGACGATCCGCCGGTTCGACGGGCTCGTGCACGGCGCGTTCTGGATGTCGGGCGCGGTGCCGCGCAGCGGCGAGATGCGCGACGAGGTGGCGAAGTTCGTCACCCGCACCATCTCGGGCGTCCCCACCCGGTAG
- a CDS encoding flavin-containing monooxygenase — translation MTTSSTTPDTDVVVVGAGFAGLYALHRLRDRMNMSVRVFEAGDDVGGTWYWNRYPGARCDIESIHYSYSFDEDLQQEWQWSEKFAGQPEILRYLNHVADRFDLRKGITFGTRVIGVHWDDENSWWTVRTDTGETVTARWFISGAGNLSVPKKPEFGGIDNFRGQVLLTGNWPHEPVDFTGRRVAIIGTGASGIQAIPLIAQQAAELVVFQRTPQFATPLGNGPLDPQVLDEAKQVYPELREAARNHFLGVPFDQVRPSALAVDAEERRRVFDERWNAGGFRLFIDSFQDILFDRKANDTAAEYIRERIRERVQDPAKADKLAPRGYAYATKRPPLETNYYEAYNRDNVHLVDVKSTPISEITETGVRVGDRTYEVDTIVLATGFDAMTGPLMAMDIRGRNGVRLADRWAHGPRTYLGIMSNEFPNLFTITGPQSPSVLYNMPLAIEDHVDFATDAIAYLRAHDLDVIEPTAEAEADWVRTTTEIAEQTLLPQTDSWYMGANIPGKPRACMVYLGGAPTYRQVCAEVVDGGYVGFDLAPARATVPAAS, via the coding sequence ATGACCACTTCCTCCACCACCCCCGACACCGACGTCGTCGTCGTAGGAGCCGGATTCGCCGGCCTGTACGCGCTGCACAGACTGCGCGACCGGATGAACATGTCCGTGCGGGTCTTCGAGGCCGGCGACGATGTGGGTGGCACCTGGTACTGGAACCGCTATCCCGGCGCCCGCTGCGACATCGAGTCGATCCACTACTCGTACTCGTTCGACGAGGACCTGCAGCAGGAGTGGCAGTGGAGCGAGAAGTTCGCCGGGCAGCCGGAGATCCTCCGCTACCTGAACCATGTGGCCGACCGCTTCGACCTGCGGAAGGGAATCACATTCGGCACTCGGGTGATCGGTGTGCACTGGGACGACGAGAACTCGTGGTGGACGGTCCGCACCGACACCGGCGAGACCGTGACGGCCCGGTGGTTCATCTCCGGCGCCGGCAACCTCTCGGTTCCCAAGAAGCCCGAGTTCGGAGGCATCGACAACTTCCGCGGGCAGGTGCTGCTGACCGGGAACTGGCCGCACGAGCCCGTCGACTTCACCGGCAGGCGCGTCGCGATCATCGGCACCGGTGCCAGTGGGATCCAGGCGATCCCACTGATCGCGCAGCAGGCCGCGGAACTGGTGGTATTCCAGCGCACACCCCAGTTCGCCACCCCGCTCGGGAACGGTCCGCTCGACCCGCAGGTGCTGGACGAGGCCAAGCAGGTCTACCCCGAACTGAGAGAGGCCGCACGCAACCACTTCCTGGGTGTTCCGTTCGACCAGGTCCGGCCGTCGGCGCTCGCCGTCGATGCCGAGGAGCGTCGGCGGGTGTTCGACGAACGCTGGAACGCGGGTGGGTTCCGCCTGTTCATCGACAGTTTCCAGGACATCCTCTTCGACCGGAAGGCCAACGACACCGCCGCCGAGTACATCCGCGAGCGGATCCGTGAACGGGTGCAGGACCCGGCCAAGGCCGACAAGCTCGCACCCCGGGGATACGCCTACGCCACGAAACGTCCGCCGCTCGAGACGAACTACTACGAGGCCTACAACCGCGACAACGTGCACCTCGTCGATGTGAAGAGCACCCCGATCAGCGAGATCACCGAGACCGGTGTGCGCGTCGGCGACCGCACCTACGAGGTCGACACCATCGTGCTCGCGACCGGCTTCGACGCCATGACCGGACCGCTCATGGCCATGGACATCCGCGGACGCAACGGTGTGCGCCTGGCCGACAGGTGGGCGCACGGACCGCGCACCTATCTCGGCATCATGAGCAACGAGTTCCCCAATCTGTTCACGATCACCGGACCTCAGTCACCCTCGGTGCTCTACAACATGCCGCTGGCGATCGAGGACCACGTCGACTTCGCGACCGACGCGATCGCGTATCTGCGCGCACACGATCTCGACGTCATCGAACCCACCGCCGAGGCCGAAGCCGACTGGGTGCGCACCACCACCGAGATCGCCGAGCAGACGCTGCTGCCGCAGACCGACTCGTGGTACATGGGCGCGAACATCCCCGGTAAACCGCGTGCCTGCATGGTCTACCTCGGCGGCGCCCCGACCTACCGGCAGGTCTGCGCCGAGGTCGTCGACGGCGGTTACGTCGGCTTCGACCTGGCCCCGGCGCGAGCCACCGTCCCGGCCGCCTCGTAG
- a CDS encoding ATP-binding protein: MSRSRWRGEAEYVLPPLTTPDGSTGNRAADLGRFEAVGLLVERARQVVPGFEVTDGNADAVAQLCIALDGVPLALELAATRLRSLSPAQLVDRLDRRFALLTGGSRVAVPRQQTLRALIDWSYELCSDAERTLWARLSVFTGSFDLEAAETVCADDDLPSEQVIDLLDRLIAKSLVGVDRSSAVLRYSQLVTVREYGHELLDARGEREQLYRRHCEHYLDRARRCAESWYGPKQSALLSSMRADHADFMAALDRPIRDDDELASGAALAVALRYHWIAGGYLSTGRARLERLLQRLPRSNSERGNVLWVTAWTALIQGDRDGAAVHLDECRSIADECDDVRLRAHCDHWSALHALFCGATAEAIDLYLRAARVHRAHGDHAAHLTCLFQLAMAQTYDGRLDDALETCARVVEMADQHGERWNKAYALWVSGLAHFHLGRLDSAVGAANGALVVQRDFEDKICTALSLELLAWSAGAEGDTEKATSLFGAARTVWQRLGTTIAAFGPHIEQDSIAEERRLRERVGETDTVGSPHPQSGMSIVDLVDSALEPRESSGRHVSRAQASDRRHRGADEPASRTSPLTKREQEIAGLVAGGLSNRAIADRLVISRRTVDGHVERILDKLGVHSRTQVVSWLHAHGAPGA; encoded by the coding sequence GTGAGCCGCTCGCGGTGGCGGGGGGAGGCGGAGTACGTGCTTCCCCCGCTGACGACACCGGACGGATCGACGGGGAACCGGGCGGCCGATCTCGGGCGGTTCGAAGCGGTGGGTCTTCTCGTGGAACGGGCCCGGCAGGTGGTCCCGGGCTTCGAGGTGACCGACGGCAATGCCGATGCCGTTGCGCAACTGTGCATCGCGCTCGACGGCGTGCCGCTCGCTCTCGAACTCGCGGCCACCCGGCTGCGTTCGTTGTCTCCGGCGCAACTCGTCGACCGACTCGATCGTCGTTTCGCGCTGCTCACCGGAGGCAGTCGCGTGGCGGTGCCGCGGCAGCAGACGTTGCGTGCGCTGATCGACTGGAGCTACGAACTGTGCTCCGATGCCGAGCGGACGCTGTGGGCGCGATTGTCGGTGTTCACCGGCAGTTTCGACCTCGAAGCCGCGGAGACCGTCTGCGCCGACGACGATCTCCCGAGCGAGCAGGTCATCGACCTGCTCGACAGGTTGATCGCGAAATCACTTGTGGGAGTCGATCGTTCGTCTGCCGTGTTGAGGTACTCGCAACTGGTGACCGTGCGCGAGTACGGTCACGAACTGCTCGACGCCCGCGGGGAGCGCGAGCAGTTGTACCGGCGGCATTGCGAGCACTATCTCGACCGCGCCCGTCGCTGCGCCGAGAGTTGGTACGGGCCGAAGCAATCCGCCCTCCTGTCCTCCATGCGCGCCGACCATGCGGATTTCATGGCAGCGCTCGACCGGCCGATCCGGGACGACGACGAACTCGCCTCGGGGGCGGCGCTCGCCGTCGCGCTGCGCTATCACTGGATCGCGGGCGGCTACCTGTCCACCGGACGGGCCCGGCTCGAACGACTCCTGCAGCGACTTCCGCGCTCGAACAGCGAGCGCGGGAACGTGCTGTGGGTGACCGCGTGGACGGCCCTCATCCAGGGAGACCGCGACGGGGCGGCGGTCCACCTCGACGAGTGTCGTTCGATCGCAGACGAATGCGACGACGTACGGTTGCGGGCCCACTGCGATCACTGGAGTGCCCTGCACGCACTGTTCTGCGGGGCGACGGCCGAGGCGATCGACCTCTACCTCCGTGCGGCCCGGGTCCATCGTGCGCACGGCGACCACGCCGCCCACCTGACCTGCCTGTTCCAGCTGGCCATGGCGCAGACCTACGACGGACGACTCGACGACGCGCTGGAGACGTGCGCTCGTGTCGTCGAGATGGCGGACCAGCACGGTGAGCGGTGGAACAAGGCCTACGCGCTGTGGGTTTCGGGACTCGCGCATTTCCATCTCGGACGCCTCGACTCTGCGGTCGGAGCGGCGAACGGCGCGCTCGTCGTCCAGCGCGATTTCGAGGACAAGATCTGCACGGCGCTGTCGCTCGAACTGCTGGCCTGGTCGGCGGGCGCCGAAGGCGATACGGAGAAGGCAACAAGCCTGTTCGGGGCTGCACGGACGGTGTGGCAACGTCTCGGTACGACGATCGCAGCATTCGGGCCGCACATCGAGCAGGACTCGATCGCAGAGGAGCGTCGTCTCCGGGAAAGGGTGGGGGAGACGGACACCGTCGGCTCTCCTCACCCGCAGTCCGGCATGAGCATCGTCGATCTCGTGGACAGCGCACTGGAGCCGAGGGAGTCCTCGGGAAGGCACGTCTCGCGTGCTCAGGCCTCCGACCGTCGGCACCGCGGTGCGGACGAGCCCGCCTCCCGGACCTCCCCGCTGACGAAGAGGGAACAGGAGATCGCGGGACTCGTCGCCGGAGGCCTGAGCAATCGCGCGATCGCCGACCGGCTCGTGATCTCACGCCGGACCGTCGACGGTCACGTCGAACGGATCCTCGACAAACTCGGCGTGCACTCCCGCACGCAGGTCGTCTCGTGGTTGCATGCCCACGGGGCGCCCGGAGCGTGA
- a CDS encoding OFA family MFS transporter translates to MDSGKPTREPHGDAPTAQPPGSFRWLLVAGGLLLQFSIGAVYAWSVFGGALESADSWQLSTVRASLPFTVTIGMIFIGTYLGGRLQDLKGPRVVALIGGIIYALGILLASFTDGADDYWLLILGYGIISGFGLGFAYIVPIAMLQKWFPDKTGLITGLAVGGFGFGAVLTSPVAQWLIDRNPDDPTSAFLPLGIAYLVMSLAGAALFRNPPEGYTVPGFDPVGRNGGGADRGKEYTQGEALRTPQWYLLTAILTLCVTAGISLISQAKPSASDIAGFSASGAAALVGVLAIFNGAGRIVWAAISDRIGRMKTFTALLVLQGVCLIVLPHATGVVLFSILAAIIYLCYGGAFGTMPATAGDFFGVRNAGAIYGLMLIGWSIGGIIGPIIASTLLGDDKAYTLAYTTIGIIALVSVALTVITKVPAARRESVPARS, encoded by the coding sequence ATGGACTCCGGCAAGCCCACGCGCGAACCACACGGCGACGCCCCGACGGCACAGCCTCCGGGCAGCTTCCGCTGGCTCCTCGTCGCCGGGGGTCTGTTGCTGCAGTTCTCGATCGGCGCGGTCTATGCGTGGTCGGTCTTCGGCGGAGCCCTCGAGAGCGCCGACTCCTGGCAACTGAGCACGGTCCGGGCCTCACTGCCGTTCACCGTCACCATCGGCATGATCTTCATCGGCACCTATCTCGGTGGCCGACTGCAGGACCTGAAAGGTCCCCGGGTCGTCGCGTTGATCGGCGGCATCATCTACGCGCTCGGCATCCTCCTCGCCTCGTTCACCGACGGAGCCGACGACTACTGGCTGCTCATCCTCGGATACGGCATCATCAGTGGCTTCGGGCTGGGCTTCGCGTACATCGTCCCGATCGCCATGCTGCAGAAGTGGTTCCCCGACAAGACCGGTCTCATCACCGGACTCGCCGTGGGCGGTTTCGGGTTCGGCGCCGTGCTCACCTCGCCGGTCGCGCAGTGGCTCATCGACCGGAATCCGGACGACCCCACGAGCGCCTTCCTGCCCTTGGGTATCGCCTACCTCGTGATGTCGCTGGCCGGTGCGGCACTCTTCCGCAACCCGCCCGAGGGGTACACCGTGCCGGGTTTCGACCCCGTCGGCCGCAACGGCGGCGGAGCGGACCGCGGCAAGGAGTACACCCAGGGCGAGGCCCTCCGCACGCCCCAGTGGTATCTCCTGACCGCCATCCTCACCCTGTGCGTGACCGCCGGCATCTCCCTGATCTCGCAGGCGAAGCCGAGTGCGTCCGACATCGCCGGTTTCAGCGCCTCCGGCGCGGCGGCACTCGTGGGCGTGCTCGCGATCTTCAACGGCGCCGGCCGGATCGTGTGGGCGGCGATCTCCGACCGTATCGGCCGGATGAAGACCTTCACCGCACTGCTCGTGCTGCAGGGCGTGTGCCTGATCGTGCTGCCGCATGCCACCGGCGTGGTGTTGTTCTCGATCCTGGCCGCGATCATCTACCTCTGCTACGGCGGCGCATTCGGCACCATGCCCGCCACCGCCGGCGACTTCTTCGGGGTCCGCAACGCCGGCGCCATCTACGGCCTGATGCTCATCGGGTGGAGCATCGGCGGCATCATCGGCCCGATCATCGCGTCCACGCTCCTCGGCGACGACAAGGCCTACACCCTCGCCTACACCACCATCGGCATCATCGCGCTGGTGTCCGTCGCGCTCACGGTGATCACGAAGGTGCCCGCGGCACGCCGGGAATCGGTCCCGGCCCGGTCCTGA
- the nrfD gene encoding NrfD/PsrC family molybdoenzyme membrane anchor subunit, with protein sequence MTQVQHGGSPGNSRRSGGGRGGDRVMVPEADFESYYGRQIVKPAPWEHDIAIYLFTGGVAAGSSLLAAGADLTGRPALRRVARFGSLTSLLVSVGALVHDLGKPSRFLNMLRVAKPTSPMSVGTWILSLHGPFAGLAAVAEIAEMLPARWKRGPVRLLLALGRPAGIVGALTAPPVAAYTGVLLSDTATPAWHSAYKEIPFVFCGSAAAASGGLGLLGAPVAEAGPARAFAVGGALVELATEQQMEKSMGLSAETLHQGRPGRLMKASKALTVAGALGALVGRRNRVVSAVSGAALMVGSLCTRVGVYEAGIASAKDPKYTVVPQRERVDRGEPVRYRS encoded by the coding sequence ATGACACAGGTGCAGCACGGCGGCAGCCCGGGCAACTCCCGCCGGTCCGGAGGTGGTCGCGGCGGCGACCGGGTGATGGTGCCGGAGGCCGACTTCGAATCCTATTACGGGCGCCAGATCGTGAAACCGGCTCCGTGGGAACACGACATCGCGATCTATCTGTTCACCGGTGGCGTGGCCGCGGGCAGTTCGCTGCTCGCTGCGGGTGCCGATCTCACGGGGCGGCCCGCCCTCCGTCGCGTCGCCCGATTCGGCTCGCTCACATCGCTGCTCGTCAGTGTCGGTGCGCTGGTCCACGATCTCGGCAAACCGAGCCGATTCCTCAACATGCTGCGGGTCGCCAAACCGACCTCCCCGATGTCGGTCGGTACGTGGATCCTGTCGCTGCACGGTCCGTTCGCGGGCCTCGCTGCGGTCGCGGAGATTGCCGAGATGCTCCCCGCCCGATGGAAGCGCGGACCGGTGCGCCTGCTGCTCGCCCTCGGACGGCCCGCCGGGATCGTGGGTGCGCTGACGGCACCGCCGGTCGCCGCCTACACCGGGGTCCTGTTGTCCGACACCGCAACTCCGGCATGGCACTCCGCCTACAAGGAGATTCCCTTCGTGTTCTGCGGGTCCGCGGCCGCCGCATCGGGAGGTCTCGGACTGTTGGGCGCACCGGTCGCCGAGGCCGGGCCGGCGCGCGCCTTCGCCGTCGGCGGCGCGCTCGTCGAACTCGCGACCGAGCAGCAGATGGAGAAGTCGATGGGCCTGTCGGCCGAGACGCTCCACCAGGGCCGCCCCGGGCGACTGATGAAGGCCAGTAAGGCATTGACGGTGGCCGGCGCGCTCGGCGCACTCGTCGGTCGCCGCAATCGGGTGGTGTCGGCAGTGTCCGGTGCCGCACTCATGGTCGGTTCGCTGTGTACGCGAGTCGGAGTCTACGAGGCCGGCATCGCGTCGGCGAAGGATCCCAAGTACACCGTCGTTCCCCAGCGTGAACGAGTCGATCGCGGGGAACCCGTTCGTTACCGCAGCTGA
- a CDS encoding 4Fe-4S dicluster domain-containing protein: MTGPNSFFGPIDPAPDAGYEDPPARKGFFTDTSVCIGCKACEVACKEWNDVPENLFAMLGTSYDNSHSLNANQWRHVAFIERPAESKPPVSLGMPTVGATPTELPEEEKPDFRWLMSSDVCKHCTHAACLDVCPTGSLFRSEFGTVVVQDDICNGCGYCVAACPYGVIDRRKGPEGDPKVGIAQKCTLCYDRLTDGQTPSCAQACPTESIQYGDVEELRARAEERLAALHERGVSEARLYGNDPEDGVGGTGAFFLLLDEPEVYGLPPDPVVTTKDLPEMWTRAAVAAVAMLAGAAASFLRRR, encoded by the coding sequence GTGACCGGCCCCAACAGCTTCTTCGGACCGATCGACCCGGCACCCGATGCCGGGTACGAGGATCCGCCGGCTCGCAAGGGCTTCTTCACCGACACCAGCGTGTGCATCGGATGCAAGGCCTGCGAGGTGGCCTGCAAGGAGTGGAACGACGTCCCCGAGAACCTCTTCGCGATGCTCGGCACCTCGTACGACAACAGTCATTCGCTCAACGCCAACCAGTGGCGGCACGTCGCCTTCATCGAGCGCCCCGCGGAGTCGAAACCCCCGGTCTCGCTGGGGATGCCGACCGTCGGCGCGACCCCGACGGAACTTCCGGAGGAGGAGAAGCCGGACTTCCGCTGGTTGATGTCCTCGGACGTGTGCAAGCACTGCACCCACGCGGCGTGCCTCGACGTGTGCCCGACCGGGTCGCTGTTCCGCAGCGAGTTCGGCACGGTGGTCGTGCAGGACGACATCTGCAACGGCTGCGGATACTGCGTGGCCGCGTGCCCGTACGGCGTCATCGACCGCCGCAAGGGTCCGGAGGGCGACCCGAAGGTCGGTATCGCCCAGAAGTGCACGCTCTGCTACGACCGGCTCACCGACGGCCAGACCCCGTCCTGCGCGCAGGCGTGCCCCACGGAGTCGATCCAGTACGGCGACGTCGAGGAACTGCGCGCCCGCGCCGAGGAACGACTGGCAGCCCTGCACGAGCGCGGCGTGAGCGAGGCACGGCTCTACGGCAACGATCCCGAGGACGGGGTCGGCGGGACCGGCGCCTTCTTCCTGCTCCTCGACGAACCGGAGGTCTACGGCTTGCCGCCGGATCCGGTGGTGACGACCAAGGATCTGCCGGAGATGTGGACCCGCGCCGCCGTGGCAGCGGTCGCGATGCTGGCGGGCGCCGCCGCGTCGTTCCTGAGGAGGCGCTGA